Proteins encoded together in one Accipiter gentilis chromosome 16, bAccGen1.1, whole genome shotgun sequence window:
- the LOC126046599 gene encoding cygnin-like codes for MRFLYLVFAFFLLVSLAVPGYGQIRKHCPKVGYCSGKCSKADVWSFSSDCKYYCCIPPGWKGK; via the exons ATGAGGTTCCTCTACCTTGTCTTCGCTTTCTTCCTACTGGTCTCCTTGGCTGTCCCAG GCTACGGGCAGATAAGGAAGCACTGCCCCAAGGTGGGGTACTGCTCCGGCAAGTGCTCCAAGGCGGACGTGTGGTCCTTCTCCTCCGACTGCAAGTACTACTGCTGCATCCCCCCCGGCTGGAAGGGGAAATAG